A genomic region of Denticeps clupeoides chromosome 17, fDenClu1.1, whole genome shotgun sequence contains the following coding sequences:
- the LOC114766898 gene encoding UDP-glucuronosyltransferase 2A1-like isoform X1, protein MISIHHFCFILQSILLFGFQNVQSGNVLILPGEFSHWHNMHVIVEELVERNHSVTVLVSTASTTVKYAKEEGFSLTTYRICGQMPSTPSYTPTQPVHFTDRMNFQERVQNFLQYIFHTLMFFAVMHVQMQNIYTDIKGEPPLMCEPFGKTEIWLMRSYWDWDYPLPFPPNFVFIGGHHCKPPKPLPKDMEQFVQSSGDDGIVVFSLYCILLHDKT, encoded by the exons ATGATTTCCATCCatcatttctgtttcattttgcagAGTATCCTGCTCTTTGGCTTTCAGAATGTACAGAGTGGGAATGTCCTCATTCTTCCAGGAGAGTTCAGCcactggcacaacatgcatgtgattgtggaggagctggtggaacGCAACCATTCAGTGACAGTGTTGGTCAGCACTGCTTCAACCACGGTGAAGTATGCAAAAGAAGAAGGCTTCAG CTTGACCACATACAGGATATGTGGTCAAATGCCATCCACTCCATCCTACACCCCAACTCAGCCTGTGCATTTTACTGACCGAATGAACTTTCAGGAGAGAGTGCAGAACTTCCTGCAGTACATCTTCCATACGCTTATGTTTTTTGCAGTGATGCATGTGCAGATGCAAAACATCTACACCGATATTAAAG GAGAACCACCTCTCATGTGTGAACCATTTGGAAAAACTGAGATTTGGCTCATGAGATCATACTGGGACTGGGACTATCCTCTGCCTTTCCCTCCAAACTTTGTGTTCATTGGTGGCCATCACTGTAAACCTCCCAAGCCTCTTCCAAAG gacatggagcagtttgtgcaAAGTTCTGGAGACGATGGCATTGTGGTCTTTTCACTGTATTGCATACTGCTGCATGACAAAACATGA
- the LOC114766898 gene encoding UDP-glucuronosyltransferase 2A1-like isoform X2 — MISIHHFCFILQSILLFGFQNVQSGNVLILPGEFSHWHNMHVIVEELVERNHSVTVLVSTASTTVNLTTYRICGQMPSTPSYTPTQPVHFTDRMNFQERVQNFLQYIFHTLMFFAVMHVQMQNIYTDIKGEPPLMCEPFGKTEIWLMRSYWDWDYPLPFPPNFVFIGGHHCKPPKPLPKDMEQFVQSSGDDGIVVFSLYCILLHDKT, encoded by the exons ATGATTTCCATCCatcatttctgtttcattttgcagAGTATCCTGCTCTTTGGCTTTCAGAATGTACAGAGTGGGAATGTCCTCATTCTTCCAGGAGAGTTCAGCcactggcacaacatgcatgtgattgtggaggagctggtggaacGCAACCATTCAGTGACAGTGTTGGTCAGCACTGCTTCAACCACGGTGAA CTTGACCACATACAGGATATGTGGTCAAATGCCATCCACTCCATCCTACACCCCAACTCAGCCTGTGCATTTTACTGACCGAATGAACTTTCAGGAGAGAGTGCAGAACTTCCTGCAGTACATCTTCCATACGCTTATGTTTTTTGCAGTGATGCATGTGCAGATGCAAAACATCTACACCGATATTAAAG GAGAACCACCTCTCATGTGTGAACCATTTGGAAAAACTGAGATTTGGCTCATGAGATCATACTGGGACTGGGACTATCCTCTGCCTTTCCCTCCAAACTTTGTGTTCATTGGTGGCCATCACTGTAAACCTCCCAAGCCTCTTCCAAAG gacatggagcagtttgtgcaAAGTTCTGGAGACGATGGCATTGTGGTCTTTTCACTGTATTGCATACTGCTGCATGACAAAACATGA